In Desulfomonile tiedjei DSM 6799, a genomic segment contains:
- a CDS encoding cytochrome b N-terminal domain-containing protein, with translation MEVFQRSRRFFWSYSPQSAREASDSVVRNFLLHVFPAYVTKKTLSLATTFWLGTITWVLFMILTITGVILMFVYVPSVERAYQSMKDIEFVVSYGSILRSMHRMAAHGMVALAFLHMIRIWYTKAYSGPRKHGSKREINWLIGLILFVLTLALSYTGYLLPWDQLAYWALVIGANVAKSAPLVGDKMREILIGGTEIGQNTLIRFYILHCVALPILLVVVGAYHMWRLRRDGGLAVTDRLTLLHDAQGEELKPSPTKTYTLLGIKEGTTLSVRSSALPDSLLARANPELTTRLLIVILLTHVVVLGVSLYVTAPLEAPANPLAPPNPAKAPWYFLWLQELIADTTLKVGNYVINGGFVGGILIPTIALVVLAVWPFLDRSPDAAIGVWFHRSRWVQNAIFTIAVIAIIGLIIVAAYLRGPFWNLYWFGEPWPQVPKLY, from the coding sequence ATGGAAGTGTTCCAAAGGAGCCGTCGTTTCTTCTGGTCATACTCTCCGCAGTCTGCTCGTGAGGCGTCGGATTCAGTGGTCAGGAATTTTCTGCTCCACGTCTTCCCAGCCTACGTCACAAAGAAAACCCTGAGTCTTGCCACGACCTTCTGGTTGGGGACTATCACGTGGGTCCTGTTTATGATCCTGACGATCACCGGAGTGATCCTCATGTTCGTGTACGTTCCCTCTGTTGAACGGGCGTATCAGAGCATGAAAGACATTGAATTTGTGGTCAGCTATGGATCGATCCTCCGATCTATGCATCGAATGGCTGCTCACGGTATGGTGGCTCTTGCATTCTTACACATGATCAGGATCTGGTACACCAAGGCGTACAGCGGTCCCCGAAAACATGGAAGCAAAAGGGAGATTAACTGGCTGATCGGTCTTATTCTTTTCGTGCTCACCCTGGCATTGTCCTACACAGGGTATCTCCTTCCCTGGGACCAATTGGCGTACTGGGCGCTTGTCATCGGGGCCAACGTCGCGAAGAGCGCTCCTCTCGTGGGCGACAAGATGCGCGAAATCCTCATTGGAGGAACCGAAATCGGCCAAAATACCCTCATCCGATTCTACATTCTCCACTGCGTGGCCCTGCCAATTCTCCTCGTCGTCGTGGGGGCTTATCATATGTGGCGCCTTAGAAGAGATGGAGGGTTGGCAGTCACCGATCGTTTGACCCTGCTCCACGATGCCCAGGGAGAAGAATTGAAGCCGAGTCCCACCAAGACGTACACCTTGCTCGGCATCAAGGAAGGAACGACACTTTCGGTGCGAAGCAGCGCCCTGCCGGATTCTCTGCTGGCCCGAGCTAATCCGGAGTTGACCACACGGCTTCTCATTGTGATTTTGCTAACCCATGTGGTGGTCTTGGGTGTTTCACTATACGTCACGGCCCCGCTGGAGGCGCCTGCCAATCCGTTGGCTCCTCCGAATCCCGCGAAGGCTCCCTGGTATTTCCTTTGGCTGCAAGAACTCATAGCGGACACTACCCTAAAAGTCGGCAACTACGTGATAAACGGGGGCTTCGTAGGAGGAATCCTGATCCCTACGATTGCACTGGTTGTTCTCGCAGTCTGGCCCTTCTTGGACAGGAGTCCGGACGCTGCCATCGGCGTGTGGTTCCACCGGTCCAGGTGGGTGCAAAACGCGATCTTCACTATAGCCGTTATCGCTATCATCGGGCTCATCATCGTGGCTGCGTACCTCAGGGGGCCATTCTGGAACCTCTATTGGTTCGGCGAACCATGGCCGCAGGTCCCCAAATTGTACTGA
- a CDS encoding c-type cytochrome, with protein sequence MRELPLYSSRKLQLIVLILVVALAVLVALLIRTDFIQGWRTHQAKFKSVIAEKFGPEKAAEVETGILQIWVPDLETADRCITCHMGVTWKGLEDQYIPYSSHSRPELMKKHPINKFGCTTCHGGQGYATDMKEAHGWVEHWEDPRPDLQLAESYLLKDTSGFIQMKCNYCHRYEEKVPGMEFIDHAKELVKKKGCKACHVISGTGGNIGPDLTYEGDKGREEYDFSSGAVSSPTIFNWHMTHYKNPKTVVPTSIMPEFQFSTQDLQSLTLLTLSWKKKKLATHYLPHVKAIPERAPEDLAKEEAMLKGAGAFFVKKRCFICHSISSLDVDSPTNIGPDLALAVKNVPKKHLMEVDKFLFEPKGTMAVILATPQYSLTDEEKKQATTLLKEAFDKAPEEVKK encoded by the coding sequence ATGAGAGAACTGCCTTTATATTCTTCCCGCAAGCTTCAGTTGATTGTCTTGATACTGGTTGTGGCCCTCGCAGTACTGGTAGCGCTTCTGATTCGCACCGACTTCATCCAGGGCTGGCGGACCCATCAGGCGAAATTCAAGAGTGTCATAGCGGAAAAATTCGGGCCGGAGAAAGCGGCCGAAGTAGAGACAGGGATTCTCCAAATCTGGGTCCCTGATCTGGAGACTGCTGACCGATGCATCACCTGTCATATGGGAGTGACGTGGAAGGGACTTGAAGACCAATACATACCGTATTCCAGTCACTCACGCCCTGAACTGATGAAGAAACATCCGATTAACAAGTTCGGATGTACAACCTGTCATGGCGGCCAGGGCTATGCTACCGACATGAAGGAAGCGCATGGCTGGGTGGAACATTGGGAGGATCCGAGACCCGATCTTCAGTTGGCCGAGAGCTATTTGCTCAAAGACACCAGCGGATTCATCCAGATGAAGTGCAACTACTGCCACCGGTACGAAGAGAAGGTTCCCGGTATGGAGTTTATCGACCACGCGAAAGAGCTCGTGAAGAAGAAAGGGTGTAAGGCCTGCCATGTAATCAGTGGCACTGGTGGGAACATCGGACCGGATCTCACGTACGAAGGTGACAAAGGTAGAGAAGAATACGATTTTTCCTCCGGGGCCGTCAGCTCTCCTACTATCTTCAACTGGCACATGACCCATTACAAAAATCCGAAAACAGTAGTACCAACGTCGATCATGCCTGAATTCCAGTTTTCGACTCAGGATCTCCAGTCTCTGACCCTTTTGACCCTGAGCTGGAAGAAGAAGAAACTTGCAACACACTATTTACCCCACGTGAAAGCTATTCCTGAGAGAGCACCGGAGGATCTGGCCAAAGAGGAAGCGATGCTCAAGGGCGCGGGAGCCTTTTTCGTGAAAAAAAGATGTTTCATCTGCCACTCAATTTCAAGCCTCGACGTCGATTCCCCAACCAATATCGGTCCTGATTTGGCACTGGCGGTCAAGAATGTCCCTAAGAAGCACCTTATGGAAGTTGATAAATTCCTCTTTGAACCCAAAGGGACTATGGCAGTGATTCTCGCTACCCCTCAGTACAGTTTGACCGACGAAGAGAAGAAACAGGCGACGACACTCCTGAAGGAGGCCTTCGACAAGGCTCCCGAGGAAGTCAAGAAGTGA
- the nosZ gene encoding Sec-dependent nitrous-oxide reductase, with the protein MNWKRMIFFVGLGIAALAMIGLTSDPACAQQRRERVKEGAPAKADIGENALKVYVPPGDLDEYYAFLSGGHSGQLYVFGLPSMRHIRTIPVFTPYPATGYGYDDESKKMLGGLTWGDTHHPGLSETKGEYDGRWLFINDNAHGRVARIDLRDFKTKQIFGPIPNLAGNHASVYLTWNTEYLFGATRFSIPIPKGTAADVKDYKEKYKGVISAIAVDPKDGTMSLGWQIVMPPWNYDVADAGKLVSGDWWFVTTYNTEAEFIDGKPLEITASQRDKDYIIAVNWKGVEGEIKKGNFTEIDGAKVFDPVKTPGFVFAVPCAKSPHGVDVSPDGKWFIGNGKLSPTVSIFSFEKLQKAIQEKNFAQHDMGIPVVKFEAVTEADIPVGLGPLHTVFDDKGFAYTSLFVESAVAKWQWGGGGREWKMVDKIPIQYNIGHIASCEGDTVSPKGKWVFALNKLSKGTHLPVGPDQPESGQLIDISGPKMKLIAQAFPEPEPHYAQIIKTDKIKNVIEVYAKAENKNPNAVWDPKDAKVVREGNTVKVWMTQIRSSLMPNVVRCNEGDKVIMHVTNIEEMRDELHGFGICGYDINGVPSPGETLSYEFIADKPGVWPYYCTNFCSALHQEMQGYLIVNPKK; encoded by the coding sequence ATGAATTGGAAGAGGATGATTTTCTTCGTGGGCCTTGGGATTGCGGCTCTGGCCATGATCGGCCTGACGAGCGATCCCGCATGCGCCCAGCAGCGTCGTGAAAGAGTAAAAGAAGGCGCTCCGGCGAAAGCCGACATAGGGGAGAACGCCCTAAAGGTGTACGTGCCACCGGGAGACCTGGATGAATACTATGCATTCTTGTCAGGAGGTCACAGCGGTCAGCTTTACGTTTTCGGGCTGCCTTCCATGCGTCACATACGAACGATCCCCGTCTTCACCCCGTATCCCGCCACGGGTTACGGTTACGACGATGAGTCGAAAAAGATGTTGGGTGGACTCACCTGGGGTGACACTCATCACCCGGGTCTCTCCGAGACTAAGGGCGAATATGACGGGCGATGGCTGTTCATCAATGACAACGCTCATGGGCGGGTCGCTCGCATCGATTTGAGAGACTTCAAAACCAAACAGATATTCGGCCCTATCCCCAATCTGGCTGGAAATCATGCGTCCGTGTACCTGACCTGGAATACAGAGTACCTCTTTGGGGCAACTCGGTTCTCGATTCCGATTCCCAAAGGGACCGCGGCAGACGTGAAAGATTACAAGGAGAAATATAAGGGAGTCATCTCGGCCATCGCGGTGGATCCCAAGGACGGCACCATGAGCCTTGGCTGGCAGATCGTGATGCCGCCCTGGAATTACGACGTGGCCGATGCCGGCAAGCTCGTCTCCGGTGATTGGTGGTTTGTGACAACGTACAACACCGAAGCCGAATTCATTGACGGCAAACCGCTTGAGATCACCGCGTCGCAAAGAGACAAAGATTATATCATAGCCGTCAACTGGAAGGGAGTGGAAGGCGAAATAAAAAAGGGCAATTTCACGGAGATCGACGGAGCAAAGGTCTTTGATCCCGTCAAGACCCCAGGGTTCGTGTTCGCCGTGCCTTGTGCCAAGTCTCCCCACGGAGTGGACGTTTCGCCTGACGGCAAATGGTTCATTGGAAACGGCAAGCTGTCCCCAACGGTGTCCATCTTCAGTTTCGAAAAACTCCAGAAGGCCATCCAAGAGAAAAACTTCGCTCAGCACGATATGGGAATTCCTGTGGTGAAGTTCGAGGCGGTGACCGAAGCAGACATCCCCGTCGGCCTTGGTCCGCTCCACACAGTATTTGACGACAAGGGTTTCGCATACACATCGCTCTTCGTCGAAAGCGCAGTTGCCAAATGGCAATGGGGTGGCGGCGGACGTGAATGGAAGATGGTGGACAAGATTCCTATCCAGTACAACATCGGCCATATCGCTTCCTGTGAAGGCGACACGGTCTCGCCAAAGGGCAAGTGGGTGTTCGCACTTAACAAGCTCTCCAAGGGCACCCATCTTCCCGTAGGACCGGATCAGCCGGAGAGCGGCCAACTGATTGACATCAGCGGCCCTAAGATGAAGCTGATAGCTCAAGCCTTTCCTGAGCCTGAACCTCACTATGCCCAGATTATCAAAACCGACAAGATCAAGAACGTCATCGAGGTGTACGCCAAGGCGGAAAATAAGAACCCGAACGCTGTCTGGGACCCGAAGGATGCCAAGGTTGTGCGTGAAGGAAATACCGTGAAGGTGTGGATGACGCAGATCAGATCCTCCCTCATGCCGAACGTTGTTCGCTGTAATGAAGGAGACAAAGTAATTATGCACGTCACCAACATCGAAGAGATGCGGGATGAACTGCATGGGTTCGGGATCTGCGGATATGACATCAACGGTGTGCCTTCGCCCGGCGAGACACTCTCCTATGAGTTCATCGCAGACAAACCCGGCGTGTGGCCATACTACTGCACAAACTTCTGCTCGGCTCTCCACCAGGAGATGCAAGGCTATCTGATCGTGAATCCAAAAAAATAG
- the nosD gene encoding nitrous oxide reductase family maturation protein NosD — MRGGYNYSGLMRGFVIAAVTAFVAIVVSPLWAAVITVGRPADGESFDSIQEALDKASPGDEIRVYPGIYHGNIQIRTNGIVMEGIDRPVIQGEKTGNAVTLEADGVTFKGFLIRGGGRDLLKDDAGIKFVKAKECLVTENRLEDNLYGMYLSQAEKCVITHNVIRGRTYDFQEDRGNGIHTWDSPFNRIEHNDIADARDGFYISFSHFCTIDHNKVHRTRYGLHYMYSNNNSFSYNTLIDNVAGAAVMYAKGFKFSGNVFAHNRGFRAYGVLWQDVRHSDCFDNLVFDNTIGFYFDQAGMSKVHNNLVISNDVASVILENSEDNVIFENNFVNNLSLLRLRGATQAGRNNVFYKDGKGNYWSDYRGYDLDGDGVGDRSYKLEGIFDALEADIPELRLFLFSPLTAALELAERAFPIIEVTVTAEDKFPLMKPVKIGGPPPEAIAKSRVGSAEAFERVFVGLFSSVLLGVCLLMAKKGRAVG, encoded by the coding sequence ATGCGAGGAGGATACAACTATTCGGGACTCATGAGAGGGTTTGTCATTGCTGCGGTGACTGCTTTTGTCGCGATAGTGGTCTCGCCGCTCTGGGCTGCTGTCATTACTGTCGGCAGACCCGCTGACGGAGAGAGCTTCGACTCCATTCAAGAAGCCCTCGACAAGGCGTCGCCGGGCGACGAGATCCGCGTATATCCCGGTATCTACCACGGTAACATCCAAATCAGAACAAATGGCATCGTCATGGAAGGAATCGACCGGCCGGTGATCCAGGGTGAGAAGACCGGCAACGCCGTCACGCTGGAGGCGGACGGTGTGACCTTCAAAGGCTTCTTGATTCGCGGGGGAGGTCGGGATCTCCTCAAGGACGATGCCGGCATCAAGTTCGTGAAAGCGAAAGAATGCCTCGTAACTGAAAACCGGTTGGAAGACAACCTTTATGGAATGTATCTGTCACAGGCCGAGAAGTGTGTGATCACTCATAATGTCATACGAGGAAGGACCTACGATTTTCAAGAAGACCGAGGCAACGGAATCCACACCTGGGATTCACCCTTCAACAGGATCGAGCACAACGATATCGCCGACGCACGTGACGGCTTTTACATTTCGTTCTCACACTTTTGCACGATTGATCATAACAAGGTTCACAGGACACGCTACGGGCTTCATTACATGTATTCAAACAACAACTCGTTTTCATACAACACACTCATCGACAATGTGGCTGGAGCCGCCGTAATGTATGCGAAGGGATTCAAATTTTCCGGGAACGTGTTCGCTCATAACCGCGGGTTCAGGGCGTATGGTGTCCTGTGGCAGGATGTAAGGCATTCGGACTGCTTCGATAATCTCGTATTTGACAACACGATCGGTTTCTACTTCGATCAAGCCGGGATGTCCAAAGTACACAATAACCTGGTCATATCCAACGACGTTGCCAGTGTCATCCTGGAGAACTCGGAGGATAACGTCATCTTCGAGAACAACTTCGTCAACAACCTTTCTCTCTTAAGATTACGAGGCGCAACTCAGGCAGGTCGAAACAACGTCTTTTATAAAGACGGCAAAGGAAACTATTGGAGCGACTATCGGGGATATGATCTCGACGGGGATGGTGTCGGGGACCGATCGTACAAGCTGGAAGGGATTTTCGATGCTTTGGAAGCTGACATACCAGAGCTTCGGTTATTCTTGTTCAGCCCGTTGACTGCCGCCCTGGAGTTGGCAGAGAGGGCATTCCCTATCATCGAAGTCACAGTTACGGCCGAAGACAAATTCCCTCTCATGAAACCTGTCAAGATCGGTGGACCGCCTCCCGAAGCCATCGCCAAGAGCCGCGTGGGGAGTGCTGAAGCATTCGAACGTGTCTTTGTCGGCCTATTTTCGTCGGTTCTTCTCGGCGTTTGTCTCCTGATGGCAAAGAAAGGACGTGCTGTCGGATGA
- a CDS encoding ABC transporter ATP-binding protein, giving the protein MITLRNLQKRFGPVKALDGLEFDCDAGEIVALVGPNGSGKSTALRILAGIMGASGGEARIGSDKIDMSSVRLRNRLSYLPQRIEFPRQITAKEVLTFFAGIRQISAERVAQSISRFGFHGFEKKKVGELSGGMLQRLALAVVFLPCADAYVLDEPTNNLDAEGLARFREQTTEAAGRGASVIMSTHILREVEHLAHRIVVMANGKNLFTKRIEQFSSDLSQSRKMWLTIDNLSEAHRSIALQSGAEKVVMNCNTITVECGQTLRIPILNSLFQAGAAIRQFGLCEPSLEDMYKQVLESEKMDSHDQGSSLQRLSSC; this is encoded by the coding sequence ATGATCACGTTACGCAACCTCCAGAAGAGATTTGGCCCCGTCAAAGCCCTGGACGGTCTCGAATTCGATTGTGACGCTGGAGAAATCGTTGCGTTGGTAGGACCCAATGGCAGCGGTAAATCGACAGCACTGAGGATACTTGCGGGCATTATGGGAGCCAGCGGCGGAGAAGCGCGGATTGGGTCGGATAAGATAGACATGTCATCGGTCAGATTACGCAACAGGTTATCTTATCTGCCACAGCGGATCGAGTTCCCGCGTCAGATTACGGCGAAAGAAGTGCTTACCTTTTTTGCCGGGATCAGGCAGATTTCCGCAGAAAGAGTCGCTCAGTCCATATCCAGGTTCGGATTTCATGGATTCGAGAAGAAGAAGGTTGGAGAGCTCTCTGGCGGTATGCTACAGAGACTGGCCCTTGCCGTGGTGTTCCTCCCTTGTGCTGATGCGTATGTGTTGGACGAACCTACGAACAATCTGGATGCCGAGGGCCTTGCACGCTTCCGAGAACAGACAACCGAAGCCGCAGGCCGCGGGGCATCGGTGATCATGTCAACGCATATTTTAAGAGAGGTCGAACACTTGGCGCACAGAATAGTCGTCATGGCGAACGGGAAGAATTTGTTCACTAAAAGAATTGAACAGTTCTCCAGTGACCTTAGCCAATCCCGGAAGATGTGGCTCACCATAGACAATCTCTCTGAAGCCCATCGGTCCATTGCACTTCAGTCAGGTGCAGAAAAGGTGGTGATGAATTGCAACACCATAACCGTGGAATGTGGGCAAACACTCAGAATTCCCATTCTGAACTCCCTTTTTCAGGCAGGAGCAGCGATAAGGCAGTTCGGGCTGTGCGAGCCTTCCCTTGAAGACATGTACAAGCAAGTCCTGGAGTCTGAGAAGATGGATTCGCATGATCAAGGCTCGTCCTTGCAGCGATTGTCATCTTGCTAA
- a CDS encoding ABC transporter substrate-binding protein, with translation MRRLVLLTMILLLCGSSPALPGNTAKAVKIVFLSAFTAEDSVTAGLPRQGAETALKDINPPNGTGISGRIIQGIFVHLDTAQEIPTPTFEALASGKDVDLIVAFLSEDFATEVSGLAKRLGVPLIITNCLSRELALGKSNRYTFNIGWNSCQIAKSAAITAANTGKKKWTSVTPYKGTGREVWDLFKEFIKRISPTTEVANDDEVAFIERGATDWSGAISHVAKSGAEGILVTLRGSDLTSFLSRATDIGLFGERREIVIPFGGSIAVLASARARMPVGARIGAPYWYEAKPTSINQQFVETYIQEFGFPPSYEAERAYAAVRLYQMAVTKVGGTDKEGIVNALKTISTEDDSLPAGAFSMRPEDHQGIFNIVWGRMSRHMRAIGPRNRHVMRSLEDIRVLSPSDLALPTGDCRGK, from the coding sequence ATGCGTAGACTGGTACTGCTCACAATGATATTACTCTTGTGCGGCTCTTCCCCAGCTCTTCCAGGGAACACGGCTAAGGCAGTGAAGATTGTGTTTTTGTCGGCATTCACCGCCGAGGACTCTGTAACGGCAGGTTTGCCCAGACAGGGAGCCGAAACTGCCCTCAAGGATATTAATCCACCCAACGGAACAGGTATATCCGGTAGAATCATCCAAGGCATCTTCGTGCACCTCGATACTGCACAGGAGATACCTACACCGACTTTTGAAGCACTGGCGTCCGGGAAGGATGTTGATCTGATTGTTGCCTTTCTGTCCGAGGATTTCGCCACCGAGGTATCCGGCCTTGCTAAACGGCTGGGGGTTCCCTTGATAATCACCAACTGCCTCAGCAGAGAACTTGCACTGGGGAAATCCAACCGTTACACGTTCAATATCGGATGGAATTCCTGCCAGATTGCGAAGTCGGCGGCCATCACCGCGGCCAATACGGGAAAGAAAAAGTGGACAAGCGTGACTCCCTACAAAGGTACCGGCAGAGAAGTCTGGGATCTTTTCAAGGAATTTATCAAGAGGATATCGCCCACCACCGAAGTCGCCAATGACGACGAAGTCGCATTCATTGAACGCGGCGCAACCGACTGGTCAGGGGCCATATCGCATGTTGCGAAATCAGGAGCGGAGGGTATATTGGTGACCCTTCGGGGAAGCGATCTGACAAGTTTTCTTTCGCGAGCCACCGACATCGGGCTGTTTGGTGAACGTCGCGAAATCGTCATTCCCTTCGGAGGATCCATAGCCGTTCTTGCATCTGCAAGAGCACGCATGCCTGTGGGGGCAAGAATCGGTGCGCCATACTGGTACGAAGCCAAGCCCACGTCCATTAACCAGCAGTTTGTCGAGACTTACATCCAGGAGTTCGGATTTCCTCCGTCGTATGAGGCAGAAAGAGCATACGCCGCTGTTCGGCTTTACCAGATGGCCGTGACCAAGGTCGGCGGTACGGACAAGGAGGGCATCGTTAATGCGCTGAAGACAATCTCGACGGAGGATGATTCTTTGCCCGCTGGCGCTTTTAGCATGAGACCGGAAGATCATCAAGGCATTTTCAACATCGTATGGGGACGCATGTCCCGGCACATGCGAGCCATCGGCCCTAGGAATCGTCATGTCATGCGGTCGCTGGAGGACATTCGGGTTCTGTCACCCAGCGATTTGGCTCTACCCACTGGCGACTGTAGGGGTAAGTAG
- a CDS encoding nitrous oxide reductase accessory protein NosL encodes MKYKCKEMLILLCVGMAFVSCGGTDPVPVEIYPEEDVCETCRMLITDQRFASECLMKKGRAKKFDDVICMIRYFDMAATLGIAKREDVRAYFVKDYDSKEWVDARKAHFVKANVVTVMGYGVVAFKNSDRAAQFARDFSGQLLTFDGLWEIYKRPNAEKEITIKDGVMNPDVVTVKFGDLVEIRLNVEDDKSYRIAVKGYDNEGVFPIASKGHPAFLRLNAVRPGADFAFIEMESGGILGKFRVEGAHFQEELKRK; translated from the coding sequence ATGAAGTACAAGTGTAAAGAGATGCTGATCTTGCTCTGTGTGGGTATGGCTTTTGTATCGTGCGGCGGCACAGACCCGGTTCCGGTGGAAATCTATCCTGAAGAGGACGTTTGTGAAACATGCCGCATGCTGATCACGGATCAACGATTTGCGTCTGAGTGCCTCATGAAGAAAGGGCGGGCCAAGAAATTTGACGATGTCATCTGCATGATCCGCTATTTCGACATGGCAGCGACTCTCGGGATTGCCAAGAGAGAAGATGTCAGAGCCTATTTTGTCAAGGATTATGACTCCAAAGAGTGGGTCGACGCAAGGAAAGCTCATTTCGTGAAAGCAAATGTAGTCACAGTTATGGGATACGGAGTCGTGGCGTTCAAGAATTCGGATCGCGCGGCTCAATTCGCTAGGGACTTTTCCGGACAGCTCCTCACGTTCGATGGACTCTGGGAAATCTATAAAAGGCCGAATGCCGAGAAAGAGATCACCATCAAGGATGGAGTTATGAATCCGGACGTGGTTACCGTGAAGTTTGGAGATCTGGTGGAAATACGGCTGAATGTAGAAGATGACAAATCCTACCGAATCGCTGTGAAGGGTTACGACAATGAAGGAGTCTTCCCCATTGCCTCAAAGGGACACCCGGCTTTCCTGAGACTCAACGCGGTGCGGCCGGGCGCGGACTTTGCGTTCATCGAAATGGAATCAGGCGGCATACTCGGAAAATTCCGAGTCGAGGGCGCCCATTTTCAGGAGGAGTTGAAGAGAAAGTGA